A segment of the Streptomyces sp. P9-A2 genome:
TCCCGACTGCTATGTCCCTGCTTTCCTGACCGAGTCCGGTGAGGATTTCAAGGGCGGCTCGATCACGGCGAGAACCATATTCAAGGAAGAGGTCTCCTGCCTTCCCGACAGCGAGGACGAAGCCGGGATCTACTTGGCCGACGAGGGCGGCTCGGTGACCATCGAGGTCCTCCAGTCCGCCGGTGTCGTGCTGGACCTGACGCTTTTCGTCCCTGGTGCGGACAAGGGGGCCCTCACGGCCCTTTACGCTGCGGCCCGGCAGGCGTTCGGCGCCGACATCGTGCAGATATGGCGCCAGGGCCTCAAAGAGGTTCCCGACGTGAAGGTCGACATCTTCGAGGAGCAGATTCCCCGGGGGCGCAAGGGAGGCGACAGCCCCATGCGTGACCGTCGCGCGATCGACACCTACCCCACCCGTGCGGAATTCGTCGAGTTCTCCGCGGGGCGGAAACTGGTTGTCGAGGTTCACAAGCCGGCTGTTGACGACACCCCGACCATCTGAGCTTGTTCTTTATCTACCAAGATCTTCCGGGCTTGCCGATGGCCTTGAGGGTCTCGGGGCGTTTGACGGTTTTCCCGACGTCGTAGCGGGGTGCCCGGTGTTTGTTCTTGGCGCCGGGTGGCCGTCCGGGACCGGTGCCACGAGGTTTGGGAACACGGCTCGGACAGGCGAGGTGGGCACGGATGTTCCTGAACCCCCGGCGGACCCGGGCCGGGGTGAGCCGACCGAGGGTGGTCGGTTTCTCCCACGGTCGGCGGAGGTCCTCCGCGAGGGGCCGGGCGAGCCGGAGCTGGGTGTGAGCGACGATCAGGAGCCAGGTCCAGCGGTCCGCGGCCTCAGGAGTGCGGAGTTTCGGGGTGGTCCAGCCCAGGGTCTGCTTCGCGAAGCGGAAGGTGTGCTCCAGGTCGAAGCGGCGCAGGAACGCTTGCCAGAAGCGGTCCACGTCGTCCGGGGTGGCGCCAGTCTTCGAGGACCACAACCACACCGGCGGAGCATCCCGGTCTTTGGACAGGTGCTCAACCTTCAGCCGGATCAACGTCACTTCCACCAGGGGAAGTTCGCCCTCATGGTCCAGCCAGGAGGAACGGTGAGTGAGCCGGGGGTGGACCCGGTCCCATGCCTGGGTTTCGGCCTTGCCGTAGTTGCTGGTGTCCGTGATCGTGGTGATTGCGGGCTCCGGCCAGGTCTCCGGCTTGGTGAAGCGGAATTCCGGGCCGTGCTTGGGTGGCCGGCCGTTGACGCCGGGCATTCTCGGTGGCTTTGGTAGACGCATCACGCGGTCGGAGCGGACCCTGCCGACCATCTCAACCGGCAGGTCGCGCAGCACCCAGGCCAGACGGGTCACGTCGTAGCCCGCGTCACTGACGATCACAATGGCAGGATCCCCGGCCTGCCACTGACCAGCGGTGATGAGCCGCTCGACGACACCTCTCAGCTGGTCGGCGGTGACGGCGGTCGCGTCGTCCACCGGACCCAGCCGCACGGCGTCGAGGATCGCGGTCCAGGACGTGGCGCCAGGCTCCAGCACTGCCACGAAGGAGTAGGGCCAGCCCGGAATGAACTGCGACGCTGCCTTTGCGTGACCGTAGACGTGGCAGAACAGGCGCTCTGCCGAGCAGGGCGCGTCCGAGCGAAGCCACGGCGACACATCGACCGCCAGGACCAGACGCCCGCCGTCGAAACGCGGCAGCGACAGCCCGGCCAGCACCGTCTGCAACCGATCGATGTTGATCCTGCCGTGGTTCAGGCCGCCGTACATCGCACCGTGCCCACGCCGATGCTCAGGCAACAGCGTCAAATCCACCGGTGACTTCACCGCACCGTCAGCGCACAGCATCGCGTCCACCAGCTCGAACAACTCGTCGCGCCGAGCGGTCAGACACTCATAGAACTCACCCCGGAAGCGTGACGCATCTGCGAACGCTTCCCTCCGGACAGCATCAGGCAGCAGACTCACCCTCACGGCCTTCGTCGTGGTCACGTGCACCTTGGTCGGAGCACAGGATCAGACGAAGGCCGCCCCCACGTCCGGCGAATCCCCGTGCGAGCGAATCCGTTCGAGACGCCATTCGAGACCGTGGCACCATGTACCGCATGACGACGAACCGAAAGGTCCATGCCGCGTAGACGGCCAGGACAGATCCGTGCCGGCGCCCCTACCGGCCACCGGACAACGGGCGCAAGGCCAGTCATCGACGGCCTGTCTTCGCGTGCACTGTCCGAGATCATCCGTCTCGAGCGCACCCGCAACTATCTGCAGCCAGGCGACGTCAGCGCGGCTGTGGGCCTGTGGAAGGACTACGTCCACCAGCCCGAGCGTGCTCTGTGGCACGACTACGAGTGGGGCAACGTGCACTGGTACTGCTGCGGCAACCCCCTCGAAGCCCGAGCCCTCCTCGACACCGTGATGCAGGCCATATCACCACGAAGCGCCCGCGAACTTAAGAAGGTTGTCAGCCGGTCAGACGCCGTCTGGAACCTTCCGTCCCCGCCCTATGACGCGGACGGTAGATAAAGAACAAGCTGAGAGTGCGTTTGAGATCTCGGGCATGCTCGGGTTCGCCTGGTGACGGCACCCGGGCAGGACTCAGGTGAGGAGCCGGATGGCGGGAGCGTCTTTGCTGGTGGCGAGCGGGTGGTCGCAATGGCCGCACGTGTTGCGTACCGGCCGGATCACGTTGGTCTGGACGCTGAACGTTCCGGACTGTCGGGCCTGAGGGCAGTAGTACCCGAGATGCAGGCGGACCCATGGCGTGAGCGACAGCGCGGTGGCCGCTTGGTTGCGCTTCGTGTCGTGGAATGGCGCCCACCAGTAGTCGACGACGGCCCGCAGTACCGCCCGCTCCCGCTCGTCGGTGATGTCGAAGGCGGCGATCCGGGCCGCGGTGGGGTGTTCGGGGTGCTCCTCATCAGCCGAACACAGGGCGTACTCCTGCCCGTGCTGGAAAGAGGTCGTGCGCCGGGTGCGTTGGCAGATGAAGCAGTCCAGACTCAGCTCCAGCCTTTTTTGCCAATGCAGGTTGTGAAAGCCCTCGCCCTGCAGAGGGCCGGTCAGTTCAGCAGTGATCTCAACGCTTCGCAGCACCGCGCGATCATCCCAGACCGCGGCCGAGACCTCACCTGCGCCGCCGATCCTGTGCGCACCGGCTCTTGCCCGCGTGGATCCGCTGATCCCGCGGACGCTTGACATTGCCCCGCCCCGGCAAATGCCCGCTTCCTCACAAAGCCGCCCGGAAGAGAGGGCGGGGACCTGGTCGAGTGGCTGGTCGGCTGCGGGTGAGCCGACGGACCATGACACCGATCATGGCCCAGCGGATCATAGTCTCGGCATGGGCGGGGCTGGTCTCGTAGTCGCGGGCCAGGCGGCGGTGGGCGGTCAGCCAGGCGAAGGTCCGCTCGATCGCCCACCGCTTGGGTTGGACCCGGAAGCCGCGTTGGCCTGGGTCCTTTCGGACGATCTCCAATTCGCGGCCGAGGATCTGGGCGGTCCAGTCGGCCAGGCGGCCGGCGAAGCCCTGATCGGCCCAAATCTTCCGCACGGGCGGGTGGTCCAGACGTGCCCACAGCAGCGGGCGCTTCGCTCCGTCACGGTCCTGGATGCTCGCGGCTACGACACGGATGGCCAGCAGCAGGCCGAGGGTGTCGGTGACCAGGAACCGCTTGCGCCCCTTGACCTTCTTGCCCGCGTCGAAACCGCGTGTGGCGGCGGGAACGGTGTCAGCACTGCGGACCGACTGCGAGTCGATCAGCCCGGCACTCGGTTCTGCTTCCCTCTCTTCAGCCTGGCGGACCTGGGCGCGCAGAGTGTCGTGGACGCGGACGACGGTGCCCTCGTCGTGCCAGCGCACGAAGTACCAGTACACGGTCTGCCAGGGCGGAAAGTCGTGCGGCAGTTGCCGCCAGGCGCAGCCGGTCCGCACCACATAGAAGATCGCATCCACGATCCGGCGGCGCGGGTGCTTCTCGCGCCGTCCGCCCTTCGGTCCCGTCCGTGGTGGCGGGAGCAGCGGCTCCACCAGCGCCCACTGCGCATCGGTCAGGTCCGACGGATATCCCCCAGTACCGATCACGGCAGGCTCAACGGCCGCTACCGCTATAGGACACGGCAGATCTCAAACACGCTCTGAGGCGGCGTCACCTCGCTGAATCGTCCGGTAATGCGTGGGCGCGTCCTCGCTCCCGGGATGTCCCAAGGGCCCGGCCGGTACCAACGGCGCCACGTCGGTGACGCGGCACGGGGCGACGCACAGGTGAACACATAGCGGGTGAACACATAGCCCGGGTGGGTGGGCCTCGCCTCCGCATACCGGACGCGGCTCAAAGTGTGAGCACCTGGCGGGCAAGTGTCACGTGAGTGCTCAAACGAGCGGCGTGAGGGCAGTTGTGGCCAAAGTGCTCATGCTTTTGGACGGTGTGTCCCGCTCGGGGCGCGGGTGTCCGTCCCGCGGTATCGCGCACGTCGGTGAACCGGTGGGCGACGGCCATCGAGCCGTTGGCGTTGTCGACGTCCGTGACCACTGGCCCCGGTCGCGGACCCGCCGTACTCATGGCGGCGGCTCCATCGAAGCGAGACGGCCCGGGCGATCACCGGGCTGCGGCCGTTTCGGCAACCGGTTCCGAGTGCGCGGCGACTTCTCGACGGGCATCGGTCGACGAGACCGTCCGCGCCGAACCGGACCTGCCGCACTGACGCCACAGCCCGCCGTCTATAGGGTTGGCTGATCGCGGACGCACCGTGTGTGGGCGCGGTCACGGACGAGGGCGGCGACGGGGAGTCATGGCGGGCCTGGAGGACAGCGGCAGCAGGCGGACCGGCGGGGGCGAGCGGGCCAGGGGGTACCAGCGGTATCTGCCGGTCGACGAGGACGACGACCTCGAATTGGCCGGGCTCTTCTCCGAGTACGCGCCGGTCGAGGTCGGTGACGACGGCCGGCCGACGGGCGTCGAACTGGAGGAACCCGCCGACGAGGCCGGTACCGAGGAGGCGCCGGACTCGATCTCGGCGCCCTTCCGGCCCGAGAGCATCAAGATCGACACCCAGTCGACCACCGTCGACCTGCTGCTGTCCCGGCTGCGGGAGGGCATGATCGACCTGGCGCCGGACTTCCAGCGCCGGGCCGGCATCTGGAGCGACGTCCAGCAGAGCAGCCTCATCGAGTCACTGCTGCTGCGCATCCCGATCTCGTCGTTCCACATGGCGCAGGACGAGGAGGACAACTGGGCCGTCGTGGACGGCATCCAGCGGCTGACGGCGATCGCCCGGTTCATGGCGCCGGAGACCGTCGGCATGCCTCCGCTGACGCTGCGGGGGCTGGACTACCTCAAGCAGTTCCACGGCCGCGGGTACGCCGACCTGTCCGGGCGGCTCAAGATCCGGCTGCGCGAGACACAGCT
Coding sequences within it:
- a CDS encoding NF041680 family putative transposase gives rise to the protein MSLLPDAVRREAFADASRFRGEFYECLTARRDELFELVDAMLCADGAVKSPVDLTLLPEHRRGHGAMYGGLNHGRINIDRLQTVLAGLSLPRFDGGRLVLAVDVSPWLRSDAPCSAERLFCHVYGHAKAASQFIPGWPYSFVAVLEPGATSWTAILDAVRLGPVDDATAVTADQLRGVVERLITAGQWQAGDPAIVIVSDAGYDVTRLAWVLRDLPVEMVGRVRSDRVMRLPKPPRMPGVNGRPPKHGPEFRFTKPETWPEPAITTITDTSNYGKAETQAWDRVHPRLTHRSSWLDHEGELPLVEVTLIRLKVEHLSKDRDAPPVWLWSSKTGATPDDVDRFWQAFLRRFDLEHTFRFAKQTLGWTTPKLRTPEAADRWTWLLIVAHTQLRLARPLAEDLRRPWEKPTTLGRLTPARVRRGFRNIRAHLACPSRVPKPRGTGPGRPPGAKNKHRAPRYDVGKTVKRPETLKAIGKPGRSW
- a CDS encoding IS5 family transposase, translating into MIGTGGYPSDLTDAQWALVEPLLPPPRTGPKGGRREKHPRRRIVDAIFYVVRTGCAWRQLPHDFPPWQTVYWYFVRWHDEGTVVRVHDTLRAQVRQAEEREAEPSAGLIDSQSVRSADTVPAATRGFDAGKKVKGRKRFLVTDTLGLLLAIRVVAASIQDRDGAKRPLLWARLDHPPVRKIWADQGFAGRLADWTAQILGRELEIVRKDPGQRGFRVQPKRWAIERTFAWLTAHRRLARDYETSPAHAETMIRWAMIGVMVRRLTRSRPATRPGPRPLFRAAL